Within Serratia odorifera, the genomic segment CATAATGCAGGGGCGAGATTGGTGTGAATGAATAAAGTCAGTTACCGATTTTAAGCTGTAACCTTCTTTGTCATTGTGATGCAGCGCTAAAATTGCGCCCCAGAACATAAGACGATACGGTGTCAGATGTTCGGCTATTTCGTCGAGTGAATCGACGCCAAAATAAACCTGATAACGCCGTGCGAGCCACGCCGGTTAACGCGCAGATTTTATTTTCGCTAAAGGAGATATAGTCGCCTTCAGCCGGCACATTTTTTGCCGAAATCAGCTGTTTTGTCTGGTTTCGTCAGCGTTGCGCTGAATCATGACGCTCTTCATCATCTCACCTGGGAGAGTCTCATATCATCACCGGCATGCCATGCGGGAATGTGACGAAACGGTACCAGCCACCGCGATGTCTCATGGCAGCAGGCACATCGCTCAACAGATTATCGATTAAAGCTGGATAAACCACTGGCCTCCAACTGGCGGATGGCTGCCGCCCAGTGCTTTTGCGTGATCTCATCCGTGCCGCTGCGAAACCGCATGGACTGCGCCTTGACCTTTTCGATCGCGGCCGGCGGCGCATAGTGCAGATTGTCTCGCCCGCCGGCGAGCGCCGCCACCTGAATGTTACAGGCGCGCTCCAAACCGTGCAGTTCCCGGAACGCGTGCTCGATACTCACGCCGCCGGCCAGCAGCCCGTGGTTGCGCAAAATCATCACGTTGCCGTGGCCCAGATCGTTAACCAATCGTTCCTGCTCATCCAGATCGAGCGCTACGCCTTCATATTCGTGATAGGTAATGCGCGAATAGTAAGCCAGCGCATGTTGTGACAGCGGCAACAAACCGTCTTTTTGCGCCGATACTGCCGCACCGTCTTTGGTGTGGGTATGCAACACGGCTTTCAGATCGGGTCGGGCGCGGTGTATGGCGCTGTGGATCACAAAGCCGGCCTGATTAATGCCAAGCCCGGTGGGATCGGCAATAATATTGCCGTCCAAATCGATTTTCACCAGGTTGGAGGCGGTGATTTCACTGAATAGCAGGCCGTAGGCGTTAATCAGGAAATGTTCTTCCGCGCCCGGCACGCGCGCCGAGAAATGGGTATAAATATGATCGGTCCAGTTATACAGGGCTGCCAATTGATAAGCGGCAGCCAGTTTGACGCGTTCTTGCCACTCCTCCTGGCTGACGTCGTTTTTTACTGCGCCGCTGTTGGCGGTAGGGATAGACACCAAAGACATAACAACTCCCGTTAATGGTGGTTTGACAAATATTGGCAGCGATGGGCAGTGAAGTTACCAATCGCTCTCTTGGCCCAGAATTTTCAAAATGTCCTGTCGGTGTTGAATCAGCAGCGGGGCGTCGCGGTGACGCGGGTAGGCGAGCGGCACGGCAAATTGCGCCAGAATTCGGCCCGGACGCGGCGACAGCACCATTACCCGATCGCACAATAGCAGCGCTTCTTCAATGTCGTGCGTCACCAGCAGGCTGGTGTAGCCCTGGCTTTGCCAGAGGTTAATCAATTCGCGCTGCATACTGATACGCGTCAGCGAGTCCAGTTTTCCCAGTGGCTCATCGAGCAACAGCAGGCGCGGCTCGTTGAGTAGCGCGCGCGCCAATGCGGCGCGCTGGGCCATGCCGCCGGATAGCTGCTTCGGGTAGGCGTTGGCGAACTCGTTGAGGCCGATACGGTCAATCAGGCTGTCGGCCTGATGTTCCTGGCCACTTAGCCCCTGCGCCTGCGGCCCGAGCAGCACGTTTTGCCGCACCGTCCGCCATGGGTAGAGCGTGGGATCCTGGAAAACCAGAATGCGTTCGGGGCTGGGGGCGCCGAGCGGCCGGCCGTCGGCAAGCAACTGACCGGTCTGTAACGGCTCCAGTCCGGCCAGCAGGCGCAGCAGCGTGGATTTCCCACAGCCGGAAGGTCCGAGTAGTGCGACGCTTTCACCGGGGGCAATGCTCAGGCTGATGTTATCCAGCACGGCGATTTCCCGTTTACCCAGGGCGAAACGGTGGCTGACGTTGCGTACGTCAATCGCTGTGCCTGTGGCTTTACTCTGAGCCTGTGCGGCTTGCGCTACCATTTCATCACTCCTTTTTGCCAACCGAGCAGTCGATCGCGCAGCAAAAACAGCAGGCTGATCAGCCCGGAACACAGACAGGCCATTACAATCAGCGCCGCGTACATATTGGGATAGGCAGCCCAGCCCTGCGCCCATTGCAGATAAAAGCCGATACCGGCTTTAACCCCAACCATCTCCGCGACGATCAGTACGGAGAAAGACGCTCCCAATCCCATAAACAGGCCGACAAACACGCTGGGCAGGGCGGCGGGGATCGCCACGTGGAAAATCAAAAAGCGCTGACTGGCGCCCAGGGTGCGCGCTACGTCGTAATAGGCTTTATCGATGTTGGCGACGCCCGACCAGGTGAGAACGGTAACCGGGAACCAGGTCGCCAGAGCGATCAGAAACACGCTGGCGCCAAAGCTGCTCGGGAAGATGAACAGGCACAGCGGTAGCAAGGCGGTCGACGGCACCGGCCCGAGAATGCGCAGTATCGGGTGCACCCAATAGCCAATGCGCTGCGACCAGCCGATCGCCACGCCGCTGACAAAGCCGCTCAGGGTTCCAATCGCTACCCCCAGCAACAATAACGACAGCGAGTGATACAGGCTGGTCAGCAGGCGCGGCCAGTCGGTAAGGTAAACCTCAATCAGCGCCTGCGGCGGAGCGAAAAACGGTACCGGCAGCACCCCGGTTTTCGCCGTGAGCAGTTGCCACAGGCTGAAAAACAGCGGCAGCGCGATCAGCCATTGCCCGGCGCGTTGCAAACGCAGCAAACTCCCGTTCCAGCGCCGATAGCTCAGCGTCAGAGCCAGCAACGCCACCGCCAGTGCCAGTTGCAGATAAGCCCAGGCCTGGCTATAGGGCCACTGGCGGATGGCGTTAGGCCAATAGAGAGTGATAAGCCCGGCCGCCAGCCACGCAGCTGCGGCAAGCAGGCCGGTGAGCCAGATCCTTCCTCTGGCGGTTTTTTCGCCTTTTATGGTGCTATCAAGCAAATAC encodes:
- a CDS encoding class II aldolase/adducin family protein — encoded protein: MSLVSIPTANSGAVKNDVSQEEWQERVKLAAAYQLAALYNWTDHIYTHFSARVPGAEEHFLINAYGLLFSEITASNLVKIDLDGNIIADPTGLGINQAGFVIHSAIHRARPDLKAVLHTHTKDGAAVSAQKDGLLPLSQHALAYYSRITYHEYEGVALDLDEQERLVNDLGHGNVMILRNHGLLAGGVSIEHAFRELHGLERACNIQVAALAGGRDNLHYAPPAAIEKVKAQSMRFRSGTDEITQKHWAAAIRQLEASGLSSFNR
- a CDS encoding ABC transporter ATP-binding protein encodes the protein MVAQAAQAQSKATGTAIDVRNVSHRFALGKREIAVLDNISLSIAPGESVALLGPSGCGKSTLLRLLAGLEPLQTGQLLADGRPLGAPSPERILVFQDPTLYPWRTVRQNVLLGPQAQGLSGQEHQADSLIDRIGLNEFANAYPKQLSGGMAQRAALARALLNEPRLLLLDEPLGKLDSLTRISMQRELINLWQSQGYTSLLVTHDIEEALLLCDRVMVLSPRPGRILAQFAVPLAYPRHRDAPLLIQHRQDILKILGQESDW
- a CDS encoding ABC transporter permease — its product is MPTYLLDSTIKGEKTARGRIWLTGLLAAAAWLAAGLITLYWPNAIRQWPYSQAWAYLQLALAVALLALTLSYRRWNGSLLRLQRAGQWLIALPLFFSLWQLLTAKTGVLPVPFFAPPQALIEVYLTDWPRLLTSLYHSLSLLLLGVAIGTLSGFVSGVAIGWSQRIGYWVHPILRILGPVPSTALLPLCLFIFPSSFGASVFLIALATWFPVTVLTWSGVANIDKAYYDVARTLGASQRFLIFHVAIPAALPSVFVGLFMGLGASFSVLIVAEMVGVKAGIGFYLQWAQGWAAYPNMYAALIVMACLCSGLISLLFLLRDRLLGWQKGVMKW